TATACACCGAAGATTACTCCAGTTGTCCCAACTTCTGAAGATGTTACATCGACAGATATTCAAGGTCAAACACAATCTGGTAAACCAACCTTCACCGAAGGAAATCCAAATGTTCCAATCGATGAAGATACACCAGCGACCTTCGAAGATGGTTCAACCACTAAGACAGTAGATGGCGAAGGAACTTACACTGTTGCTCCAGATGGAACCGTAACCTTCGTACCGGAAAAATCATTCACTGGAACTGCTACAGGCGTAACAGTGAAACGTGTTGATAAGAACGGTACTGAGATCACAGCGAAGTACACACCAACTGTGACACCAGTAACACCAACAGCTGAACCAGCAACATCTACAGACATCCAAGGTGCAACTCAAACAGGTAAGCCTGAATTTACTGAAGGCGATAGCCGAGTACCAATGAACGATGACGTTCCAGCTACATTCGATGATGGATCAACTACGAAGACTGTAGATGGCGTTGGTACTTACACAGTAGCAGCAGACGGTACAGTAACCTTTGTACCAGAAAAATCATTCGTTGGAACTGCACCAGCCGTAACAGTAGTTCGTGAAGATAAGAACGGAACAAAAGCTTCTGCAACTTATACACCGACCGTAACACCAGTTACACCAACTGCAGAAGATACAACATCTACTGACAAACAAGGTCAAACGCAAACAGGTACACCAACCTTCACACCAGGTAATCCAAATGTTCCAATGGATGATGATACTCCTGCAACATTTGAAGATGGCTCAACTACGAAGACCATTCCAGGTGAAGGAACTTACACTGTTGCACCAGATGGAACCGTAACATTTGTTCCAGAAAAATCATTCACTGGAGAAGGCACAGGCGTAACGGTGAAACGTGTTGATAAAAACGGTACACCAGTTACAGCTAAGTACACACCAACTGTGACACCAGTAACTCCAACAGCTAAGCCAACAACATCTACTGACATCCAAGGTGCAACACAAACTGGTAAACCTGAATTCACTGAAGGTGACAGCCGTGTACCAATGGACGATGATGTACCTGCAACATTCGTTGATGGTTCAACGACTAAGGTTGTTCCAGGTGAAGGAACTTACACAGTTGCTCCAGACGGAACAGTAACCTTCGTACCAGAGAAATCATTTGTCGGAACAGCATCAGGTATCGTGGTTCAACGTCAAGATAAGAATGGTACAGTTGCGAAAGCAATGTACACACCAACTGTAACGCCTGTTACACCAACTGCAAGTCCAGCAGTATCTACTGATGTGCAAGGTGCAACTCAAACAGGTAAACCTGTATTTACTGAAGGTGACAGCCGTGTTCCAATGAACGACGATGTTCCAGCAACCTTTGAAGATGGTTCAACTACGAAGACAATTCCAGGTGTTGGTACATACACTGTAGCAGCAGACGGAACCGTAACCTTCACACCAGAACCTGAATTCACTGGAACTGCACCAGCTGTAACAGTGGTTCGCGAAGATGTGAATGGAACAAAAGCTTCTGCAACTTACACACCAACTGTCCTTCCAATCACTAAGTTTGTTGATAAAGAAGGTAAGGAAATCCCAGGATATCCTGCAGTTGATGGAGAAGAACCAAAAGCTGAAATTCCAGGTTACCGCTTTGTAGAAACGAAGAAATTGCCTAATGGTGATACTGAACACGTCTATGAAAAAGTTACGACTTCATATGTAGACGAAAATGGGGATCCAATCCCAGGTAACCCAACAGAAGATGGGGAACAACCGAAGAAGGATATCCCAGGTTATGACTTCGTGAAGACTGTTGTAGATAAAGATGGAAACACTCAACATATCTACAAGAAGACTGTGACACCAACTCCAATGCCGGATCCAACTCCGACACCAGAGCCACAGCCACAGCCTACTCCACAACCAACACCAGAACCACAACCACAACCTACTCCACAACCAAAACCAGAAGAACCAACGATTCCTGTCGTTCCAGAAACGAAAGAAGAAGTGAAGTATATTGATCCACAAAATCCTACTGCACAACTTCCAAACACAGGAACAAAAGAATCTTCTACTGCTGGTCTTGCGATCATTAGCGCTTTAGCAGGTCTCTCATTATTCGGATTTGCAAAACGCAAAAAAGAAGACTAAGCTAACTTGTGGCTAAGAAAAACCGCGAAAATCTCGCGGTTTTTTCTGTTTGTATTTAAAAAAATATCCTCCAAACTAGATAGTTGAAATCAGTCTTTTATAAGAAAATTTGATAAAATAGAAGTATCAGTGTAAAGGATGAGAGAATGAAAAAGATAATTGGTATCTGGGCTCAAACTGAAAACGGCATTATTGGAAAGGACCAAGTCATGCCTTGGCATCTGCCAGCTGAGCTTCAGCATTTCAAAGAAACGACCATGGGGCAAGCAATTCTTATGGGAAGAGTGACCTTTGATGGTATGAAAAAACGGGTTCTACCAGGTCGGACCAGCATTATCTTAACGCAAGATCAAGCCTATGATCCTGAAAACGATGCTGTACTCGTCATGCACAGCAAAGAAGAAGTCTTGGACTGGTACCAGAACCAAGAGAAGAATCTTTATATTATCGGTGGCAGTCAGATTTTAAAGCTCTTTTCTGACCAGTTAGAAGAATTGATCCAGACCATGATTCATGCGGATATTGATGGCGATACATTGGCA
The DNA window shown above is from Streptococcus sp. S1 and carries:
- a CDS encoding dihydrofolate reductase, translating into MKKIIGIWAQTENGIIGKDQVMPWHLPAELQHFKETTMGQAILMGRVTFDGMKKRVLPGRTSIILTQDQAYDPENDAVLVMHSKEEVLDWYQNQEKNLYIIGGSQILKLFSDQLEELIQTMIHADIDGDTLAPRFEENRYERVRQVHHPKDEKNPYDFTVNYYKRKDLD